In Methanobacterium paludis, the following proteins share a genomic window:
- a CDS encoding GAF domain-containing protein: MEDNDTSEYGLASGKRIKSKAIESLKKDVINMLPTSSLKEVSDVIMNEAKHLTGSQHCYIAYVDPKNMDSVGISFSHMTGGCDMYEKMGEARFKVRKDGTYGGLLGYSLDTGESFYVHDPSKHPASHGLPNGHEPVSQFLSVPVKHNDKILGQIVLGNPEMNYTSHDVDLADAVAEVYAVALKKFLY, translated from the coding sequence ATGGAAGATAATGACACATCAGAGTATGGGCTGGCATCAGGGAAAAGGATAAAATCTAAGGCAATTGAATCCCTGAAAAAGGATGTAATTAATATGCTACCGACTTCATCCCTAAAAGAGGTATCAGATGTTATTATGAATGAAGCAAAGCATCTGACAGGAAGTCAGCACTGCTACATTGCATACGTGGACCCGAAAAACATGGACAGTGTGGGTATTTCCTTTTCACATATGACTGGTGGGTGCGATATGTACGAGAAGATGGGTGAGGCTCGTTTCAAGGTCAGAAAGGATGGAACTTACGGCGGTCTTCTTGGATATTCTCTTGACACTGGTGAATCCTTCTACGTACACGATCCTTCAAAGCATCCTGCATCTCACGGACTTCCAAACGGACACGAACCAGTTTCACAGTTTTTATCGGTTCCAGTAAAGCATAACGACAAAATACTGGGACAGATAGTGCTTGGAAACCCTGAAATGAATTACACATCTCATGATGTGGATTTAGCAGATGCTGTGGCAGAGGTTTATGCAGTTGCACTAAAAAAGTTTTTATATTGA
- a CDS encoding NAD-dependent malic enzyme has translation MEKEGTTYVETYLKGAQLLQSAHLNKGTAFSNEERKEFSLKGLLPPVVETIEDQLQRAYRQFSLQPDDLQRNIFLNNLYNTNETLFFKLISEHVDEMMPIIYTPTAGLAIQHYSNEFRNPRGIYISYQDQDNIDEILDNLSNDEIDLIVLTDSEQILGIGDQGANGIGISVAKIVIYTLCAGVNPRRMLPVMIDVGTNNTRLLNDPLYIGWRHPRISGRTYDRFVNKVVESIRRKFPDVFLQWEDFGKKKARCNLDEYQDKICTFNDDIQGTGAVTMAALLNASRLTETRLSDHKVVIFGAGTAGCGIADRICEWMVKDGLSQDEARSRFWLMDSEGLITDDRENLDYFKAHYARPQDETKNWDLKDNSICLLDVVRNVKPTILIGTSAVHGAFNEDVVRAMASAVERPVIFPISNPPSLAEADPEDVLKWTGGRALVAAGSPHDDVTVNGKKIFVAQCNNAFIFPGLGLGVICARAKRVTPAMIDATVMELGDAVKLHVDHGERLLPEVSKLQEVSKNIAVAVVKRAVHEGVARIDPEEDVEELVNRNMWKPVYIPYKEMKHSEASK, from the coding sequence GTGGAAAAGGAAGGAACCACATACGTTGAAACATACCTCAAAGGAGCACAACTCCTGCAATCAGCCCATCTGAATAAGGGCACCGCTTTTAGTAACGAAGAAAGAAAAGAATTCTCTTTAAAAGGCCTCTTACCTCCAGTTGTGGAAACAATAGAAGACCAACTTCAAAGAGCCTACCGTCAGTTCTCTTTACAACCAGACGATCTTCAAAGAAATATATTTTTAAACAACCTCTACAACACCAATGAAACGCTTTTTTTCAAGCTCATCTCAGAGCATGTTGATGAGATGATGCCGATAATTTACACTCCAACTGCAGGTTTAGCAATCCAGCATTACAGCAACGAATTTCGAAACCCTCGTGGTATTTATATATCTTACCAGGATCAGGATAACATTGATGAGATTCTAGACAATCTAAGTAATGATGAAATTGATCTAATAGTTTTAACAGATTCTGAACAGATACTGGGAATAGGGGACCAGGGAGCCAACGGAATCGGTATTTCAGTGGCTAAAATTGTGATATACACCCTTTGTGCTGGTGTTAATCCTCGAAGAATGCTGCCTGTAATGATCGATGTTGGAACCAACAACACCCGGCTTCTAAACGACCCACTCTACATTGGATGGCGCCATCCCAGGATCAGTGGCAGGACCTACGACCGGTTTGTGAATAAGGTTGTAGAATCCATCAGAAGAAAATTTCCGGATGTTTTCCTCCAGTGGGAAGATTTTGGGAAGAAAAAGGCCAGATGCAACCTTGACGAGTATCAAGATAAAATCTGCACCTTCAACGATGATATACAGGGCACTGGGGCGGTTACAATGGCTGCACTCCTTAACGCTTCCAGACTGACCGAAACCCGATTATCAGACCACAAAGTTGTGATATTTGGTGCTGGAACAGCAGGCTGCGGAATTGCGGACAGGATCTGTGAGTGGATGGTAAAAGATGGTCTCAGCCAGGATGAGGCCCGTTCCAGGTTCTGGCTCATGGACAGTGAAGGGTTAATAACAGACGATAGGGAGAATCTTGATTACTTCAAAGCCCATTACGCCAGGCCACAGGATGAAACCAAAAACTGGGATTTGAAAGATAACTCCATATGTCTTCTGGACGTTGTCCGCAACGTAAAACCCACCATTCTTATTGGCACCAGCGCCGTTCATGGTGCATTCAATGAGGATGTGGTGAGAGCCATGGCATCGGCAGTTGAAAGGCCGGTTATATTTCCAATTTCCAACCCTCCAAGCTTGGCGGAGGCCGATCCAGAGGATGTGCTTAAGTGGACTGGTGGAAGGGCCCTGGTTGCCGCAGGAAGTCCACATGACGATGTTACAGTAAATGGAAAGAAAATATTTGTGGCACAATGCAACAATGCATTTATATTTCCAGGATTAGGTTTAGGGGTGATCTGCGCCCGGGCAAAAAGGGTGACCCCCGCAATGATCGATGCTACTGTAATGGAACTGGGCGATGCAGTTAAGCTCCATGTCGATCATGGCGAAAGGCTGCTCCCAGAAGTCTCCAAACTTCAGGAAGTGAGTAAAAATATCGCAGTGGCTGTGGTTAAGAGAGCAGTGCATGAAGGAGTTGCCAGAATTGACCCTGAAGAGGATGTAGAAGAACTAGTTAATCGGAACATGTGGAAGCCTGTGTATATTCCTTACAAAGAAATGAAACATTCCGAAGCTTCTAAATAA
- the fumC gene encoding class II fumarate hydratase, with protein MPNEFRKETDSLGEVQVPLDKLWGAQTQRSLKYFSIGDDPMPKEMIESYAIIKKAAALVNLNGGRLEKEQKDLIVWVCDEILAGKHQDQFPLHVWISGSGTQFNMNVNEVISNRCSQLAGTPLGSKKPVHPNNHVNMSQSSNDSFPSAMYIATAKGVNEQLIPSVKQLRDSLHIKSEEWKDIVKIGRTHMQDATPITLGQEFSGYVGMLNDNLKRLEDSLQDLYKLSLGGTAVGTGINTAPGFDKEVAEKIARITGMPFVTAPIKFTVQGSHDAMVMMSGTLKTLATSLYKIANDIRLLSCGPRCGIHELDIPANEPGSSIMPGKINPTQCEALSMIAVQVMANDVAVTMGGGGGYLEMNVYKPLMIRNILQSIRILADGCRNFRSFLVKGLEPNKKQINIFLEQSLMLVTALSPVIGYDKASKAANYAFNNDLTLKEAILNLKYLSEDEFNLLVDPVKMVNPNLPQKKKY; from the coding sequence ATGCCAAACGAGTTTCGGAAAGAGACAGATAGTCTAGGTGAGGTTCAGGTCCCTTTGGATAAGTTGTGGGGGGCCCAAACTCAACGTTCTCTAAAGTATTTCAGCATTGGTGACGATCCGATGCCAAAAGAAATGATTGAATCTTATGCAATTATAAAAAAAGCTGCGGCACTGGTTAATTTAAATGGTGGCAGGCTTGAAAAGGAGCAGAAAGATCTGATAGTCTGGGTTTGCGACGAAATTCTAGCGGGTAAACATCAGGATCAATTCCCCCTCCATGTGTGGATTTCGGGAAGCGGGACTCAGTTCAATATGAATGTAAATGAAGTGATTTCCAATCGCTGCTCACAATTGGCAGGAACGCCCTTGGGCAGTAAAAAACCAGTGCATCCTAACAATCATGTGAACATGTCTCAGTCGTCCAACGATTCTTTTCCTTCGGCCATGTATATTGCCACAGCAAAAGGTGTAAATGAGCAATTAATCCCCTCTGTGAAACAATTACGTGATTCGTTGCATATTAAATCAGAAGAATGGAAAGATATTGTCAAGATTGGCCGTACCCACATGCAGGATGCTACACCAATAACATTAGGCCAGGAATTTTCAGGTTATGTGGGCATGTTAAATGATAATTTAAAGCGTTTAGAGGACAGTTTACAGGATTTATATAAGTTATCATTGGGAGGTACAGCTGTGGGAACGGGGATTAATACTGCTCCGGGATTTGATAAAGAAGTAGCCGAGAAAATAGCTAGAATAACGGGGATGCCCTTTGTCACAGCTCCCATCAAATTCACTGTACAGGGATCACATGACGCCATGGTGATGATGAGTGGCACTTTAAAAACCCTGGCCACTTCACTATACAAAATAGCCAACGATATTCGTTTATTAAGTTGCGGACCGCGCTGCGGTATCCATGAACTTGATATTCCTGCTAATGAACCCGGTTCATCTATAATGCCCGGGAAAATAAACCCCACTCAATGTGAGGCATTATCCATGATAGCAGTTCAAGTAATGGCTAATGATGTGGCAGTAACCATGGGAGGCGGCGGGGGTTATCTGGAAATGAATGTTTACAAACCGTTGATGATACGTAATATCCTGCAGTCCATACGGATACTGGCTGATGGCTGCCGTAACTTCCGATCATTTCTAGTAAAGGGTCTTGAACCCAATAAAAAACAGATTAATATATTTTTAGAGCAATCCCTCATGTTAGTAACTGCGTTAAGTCCTGTTATTGGATATGACAAGGCATCAAAAGCCGCAAATTACGCATTTAATAATGATTTAACTCTTAAAGAAGCTATTTTGAATTTAAAATATCTTTCAGAAGATGAATTTAACCTATTAGTTGATCCTGTGAAGATGGTTAATCCCAACTTACCTCAAAAAAAGAAATATTAA
- the lysA gene encoding diaminopimelate decarboxylase codes for MNFDLETNKKGNLSIGGADALELADEYKTPLYVIDEMKIRGNYRRLYKAFSKQYDNFNMYYACKANTNLAVMKILEEEGSGIDAVSPGEIYTSLLAGFDPSKILYTGNNVTDEELEFTISSGVRLNIDSISQLKRLSKLSGAEGMEISFRVNPNVGAGHHKHCITGGPLSKFGIMEEEAVEVYKLAQELGFKPVGIHSHIGSGILDPEPFMLAVRSLMDIAGRVHREAGVEFDFIDFGGGIGIPYEPEESKLDIDLFAQKIVDLFKEKLGEYDLGKPTMCIEPGRYIVGDSSYLLTRVNTVKQSYRKFAGVDAGFNTLLRPTMYGSYHHIVVADKPGAEPTQTLDIAGDVCESGDLFARDRPMPDIGEGDLLAILNAGAYSFSMSSQYNSRPRPAEVLVKNGEADVIRERETFADVLAKQNVPVRLLK; via the coding sequence ATGAATTTCGATTTAGAAACAAATAAAAAAGGAAATCTGAGCATCGGAGGAGCTGATGCATTAGAACTTGCAGATGAATATAAAACTCCGCTTTACGTCATTGATGAAATGAAAATAAGGGGAAACTACAGAAGGTTGTACAAAGCTTTCTCAAAACAATACGATAATTTTAACATGTATTATGCATGTAAGGCCAACACTAACCTTGCAGTAATGAAAATATTGGAAGAAGAGGGAAGCGGAATAGATGCAGTATCCCCTGGTGAGATATACACATCCCTGCTTGCTGGATTCGATCCTTCAAAAATTCTTTACACTGGAAACAACGTCACAGATGAAGAGCTTGAATTTACAATATCATCTGGAGTTAGATTGAACATTGATTCAATTTCACAGCTTAAAAGACTTTCAAAACTGTCAGGTGCAGAGGGAATGGAAATATCATTCCGTGTAAATCCTAATGTTGGAGCAGGACACCATAAACACTGCATAACTGGTGGACCGTTAAGTAAGTTTGGTATTATGGAAGAAGAAGCTGTAGAAGTTTACAAACTGGCCCAGGAACTTGGTTTCAAACCAGTTGGTATCCACAGCCATATAGGCTCAGGAATACTGGACCCAGAACCATTCATGCTTGCGGTTAGAAGTTTGATGGACATTGCAGGAAGGGTGCATAGGGAAGCGGGAGTTGAATTTGACTTCATAGACTTTGGAGGAGGTATTGGAATACCTTACGAGCCTGAAGAATCCAAACTCGATATCGATCTCTTCGCTCAAAAAATCGTGGACCTTTTCAAAGAGAAGTTAGGAGAGTACGACCTTGGAAAACCTACAATGTGTATAGAACCCGGCCGTTATATAGTTGGAGACAGTTCATACCTACTAACGAGGGTGAACACTGTAAAACAGAGCTACAGAAAATTCGCAGGAGTTGACGCCGGTTTCAATACACTCTTAAGGCCAACCATGTACGGTTCATACCACCACATAGTGGTTGCAGACAAGCCTGGAGCAGAACCAACTCAGACTCTAGATATTGCCGGAGATGTTTGTGAATCAGGAGATCTGTTTGCAAGGGACAGGCCAATGCCAGATATAGGGGAAGGGGACCTTCTTGCAATACTCAATGCAGGAGCATACTCATTTTCCATGTCATCCCAGTACAACAGCAGACCACGACCCGCAGAGGTACTTGTGAAAAACGGTGAAGCAGATGTTATAAGAGAAAGGGAAACTTTTGCAGACGTCCTCGCAAAACAAAACGTGCCTGTGAGGTTGCTCAAATGA
- a CDS encoding DNA glycosylase, whose protein sequence is MKITLKISPEEYKGPFNLINTIRSGQTSQPAWFYKDDYFRELINVAGKPCLVKISQRSCKKDSTMDIVVECPENLEEDVIKARIMEIFGLNDDLNDLYEYLRSDPMLEPTIKFCNGLRLFKAHDVFECLISSISSANCSIIRWNKAIKDIKMKWGDEYKFPSGTFYTFPKPEILANVPEHDLEEMQRCEDNLPEDFKFTNNLKSCGVGYRAKYIIKAAEMVQTEIELDKLGNMSYENAFNTLLKIPGVGPKVADCILCYGYGYGYGKAFPVDVWIGRIVSELYFNGEEIKPQKVRQFGMEKFGEHAGYVQLYLFHYARKSGLLDSLKK, encoded by the coding sequence ATGAAAATCACCCTAAAAATCAGTCCAGAAGAATACAAAGGCCCGTTCAACCTTATAAACACCATCAGAAGTGGGCAAACATCCCAGCCAGCATGGTTCTACAAGGATGATTACTTCAGGGAGCTGATTAACGTGGCAGGCAAACCATGCCTCGTGAAAATCTCCCAGAGAAGTTGTAAGAAAGACAGTACCATGGATATTGTGGTGGAATGTCCTGAAAATCTAGAAGAAGATGTAATTAAAGCCCGAATAATGGAAATTTTCGGTTTAAACGACGACCTGAATGATCTCTACGAATATTTAAGGTCGGACCCTATGCTCGAACCAACCATCAAATTCTGCAATGGATTGCGACTTTTCAAGGCGCATGACGTCTTTGAATGTTTAATATCATCCATATCCTCGGCTAACTGCTCCATTATACGCTGGAACAAGGCAATTAAAGACATTAAAATGAAATGGGGAGATGAGTACAAGTTCCCATCTGGAACATTTTACACCTTTCCAAAACCTGAAATTCTCGCTAATGTGCCTGAACACGACCTTGAAGAAATGCAGCGTTGTGAGGATAATCTACCTGAAGACTTCAAATTTACGAACAATCTAAAAAGCTGCGGTGTGGGTTACAGGGCCAAATACATCATCAAAGCCGCTGAGATGGTTCAAACCGAAATTGAACTGGATAAACTGGGAAATATGAGCTACGAAAATGCATTCAACACCCTCTTAAAGATCCCTGGTGTGGGACCCAAGGTGGCGGACTGCATACTCTGCTATGGTTACGGTTACGGTTACGGCAAAGCCTTCCCTGTGGATGTGTGGATAGGAAGAATAGTATCAGAGCTCTACTTCAACGGAGAAGAGATCAAACCCCAAAAGGTAAGGCAGTTCGGTATGGAAAAATTCGGTGAGCACGCAGGTTATGTGCAGCTCTACCTCTTCCATTACGCCAGAAAATCCGGCCTTTTAGATTCTCTCAAGAAATAG
- a CDS encoding acetylornithine transaminase, which translates to MNTKEIMALDNEYVMQTYGRQPLALKKGKGAVVWDVEGKSYIDCVAGIAVNNVGHAHPKVAEAICKQAQELIHCSNIYYTEEQVTLAKLLAEVSPHNKAFFCNSGAEANEGAIKLARKHTGKGEIITMENSFHGRTITTITATGQTKYQKNFGPLTPGFKYVPYCDVDAVADAITDKTAAVLVEPIQGEGGVIVPPEGYLMELKKVCHEKDVLLIFDEVQTGFGRTGQMFASQTFGVTPDITTLAKAIAGGFPMGAVLASKEVGETFQPGDHAATFGGSPLACAAAKASINVIIEEKLLEKSRENGTYFKGKLEEIKETYNIVKDVRGCGLMLGMEMEKECGVMVDDARERGLIINCTAGNVLRFVPPLMISKDQIDAVASMMDEIIGDFA; encoded by the coding sequence ATGAACACAAAAGAAATTATGGCATTAGACAATGAATACGTTATGCAGACATACGGTCGCCAACCTCTGGCCCTTAAAAAGGGTAAAGGAGCTGTGGTTTGGGATGTTGAAGGTAAATCTTACATAGACTGCGTTGCAGGAATTGCAGTCAACAACGTTGGCCACGCCCATCCTAAGGTGGCAGAAGCAATTTGCAAACAGGCGCAGGAACTCATACACTGCTCAAATATCTACTACACAGAGGAGCAGGTGACCCTTGCAAAGTTACTTGCAGAGGTCTCACCCCATAATAAAGCATTTTTCTGTAACAGCGGTGCAGAGGCCAACGAAGGTGCGATCAAGCTTGCACGAAAGCACACTGGTAAGGGTGAAATAATAACCATGGAAAACTCATTCCACGGCCGAACCATAACCACAATAACAGCAACAGGCCAGACCAAGTATCAGAAGAACTTCGGACCATTAACACCAGGATTCAAATACGTACCATACTGCGACGTGGATGCAGTAGCAGATGCAATAACAGACAAAACAGCGGCAGTACTTGTTGAGCCTATTCAAGGTGAAGGTGGGGTAATAGTACCACCTGAAGGATATTTGATGGAACTTAAGAAAGTTTGCCATGAAAAGGATGTTTTATTAATCTTTGACGAGGTTCAAACAGGTTTCGGAAGGACCGGGCAGATGTTCGCCTCCCAGACATTTGGTGTAACCCCAGACATCACAACCCTTGCAAAGGCAATAGCCGGAGGATTCCCAATGGGTGCAGTACTTGCAAGTAAAGAAGTTGGAGAAACATTCCAGCCAGGAGACCATGCAGCAACCTTCGGTGGAAGTCCATTGGCATGTGCAGCTGCAAAAGCTTCAATAAATGTGATAATTGAAGAGAAGCTCCTCGAAAAGTCCAGAGAAAACGGAACCTACTTCAAAGGTAAGCTGGAAGAAATAAAAGAAACCTACAACATAGTTAAGGATGTGCGTGGTTGTGGGCTCATGCTAGGTATGGAGATGGAGAAAGAATGTGGTGTAATGGTTGATGATGCCCGTGAAAGGGGTTTAATCATAAACTGTACTGCAGGCAACGTGTTAAGGTTCGTTCCTCCATTGATGATAAGTAAAGACCAGATAGATGCTGTGGCCTCAATGATGGATGAAATTATCGGTGATTTCGCCTGA
- a CDS encoding peptidylprolyl isomerase — protein sequence MKKAIIETDKGNIELTLFDKEAPNTVANFEKLAKKGFYNGLTFHRVIPNFVIQGGCPKGNGTGGPGYTIKCEINEHKHGTGALSMAHAGKDTGGSQFFITHSPQPHLDGVHTVFGKVVKGMDVVNKITAGDVMNKVTVVDE from the coding sequence ATGAAAAAAGCAATAATTGAAACGGATAAAGGAAATATTGAGCTCACGCTTTTTGATAAAGAGGCACCCAACACGGTTGCAAACTTCGAAAAACTTGCAAAAAAGGGTTTTTACAACGGACTGACATTCCACAGGGTCATACCTAACTTCGTAATTCAGGGTGGATGCCCCAAAGGTAACGGAACAGGAGGCCCAGGTTATACTATTAAATGTGAGATAAACGAGCACAAACACGGTACAGGGGCATTATCAATGGCTCATGCAGGAAAGGACACAGGTGGAAGCCAGTTTTTCATAACCCACAGCCCACAGCCACACCTCGATGGAGTGCACACAGTCTTTGGTAAGGTTGTGAAGGGAATGGATGTTGTGAACAAGATAACTGCAGGCGACGTAATGAATAAAGTCACAGTGGTTGACGAGTAA
- a CDS encoding rhodanese-like domain-containing protein, with protein sequence MPQFVTITPHEALKLIEERGHEITILDIRPKEDFEKEHVPDALNLDYDGHEFQQKVEKLDKEQNYLIYCKSGVRGGYFMDKMRDSGFKGAYNILGGFVAWKISKLPLVSE encoded by the coding sequence ATGCCCCAATTTGTAACAATAACTCCCCATGAAGCACTTAAATTAATTGAAGAACGAGGCCATGAGATTACCATTCTGGATATTAGGCCTAAAGAGGACTTTGAAAAAGAGCACGTCCCCGATGCTTTGAATTTAGATTATGATGGACACGAATTTCAACAGAAAGTGGAGAAATTGGATAAAGAACAGAACTATCTCATATACTGTAAAAGTGGGGTTAGAGGTGGTTACTTCATGGATAAAATGAGGGATTCTGGTTTCAAAGGTGCCTACAATATCCTTGGAGGTTTCGTGGCCTGGAAGATCAGTAAGCTTCCTTTGGTAAGTGAATAA
- a CDS encoding MFS transporter — MKDPYRKSWQILFAIALGSTMVPINASLVNVSLPSITEFFGTSLVTSEWVLTSYLITLLGFVLFFGRLGDFLGHERLYLTGLVGFILTSLLCNLAPSIQLLIIFRALQGFTAAMMLSVSMGIIKKSFPTYTLGKALGIYAVAVAAGLALGPAIGGILDAAFGWRAIFLVNVPTGILSFLLCYRILKIGETKKVKWDIPGTLLEFACLFAVVYILNYITINSLNIETILMIVFAVVTFLLFIRRENRVEDPMLNLSLFKNPSFSAYNLSLHFNYICMYMIIFIMPFYLQKVLHLTPNTTGLVLTASPIIMMALAPLSGALSDRFGSRSLSFLGAMICVVAFYSMTQLTIFSTATDVFLRLALLGVGTAIFQSPTNKAIMAKIPMGQAGVASGIIVTMRNLGMVFAVCYAGILINFTVSPAVLQMHQLFNLDAYNFTTGMHLVVTFAAILSAGMAVLSIMGMGTEKIKKEVSEIYDEVKP; from the coding sequence TTGAAGGATCCATACCGAAAAAGCTGGCAAATTTTGTTTGCAATAGCATTGGGAAGTACGATGGTCCCGATAAATGCCAGTCTGGTCAATGTTTCACTGCCATCCATTACAGAATTTTTCGGTACAAGCCTTGTAACTTCAGAATGGGTTTTAACAAGTTATTTAATTACTTTACTGGGATTTGTCCTCTTTTTTGGCCGTTTGGGTGATTTTTTAGGGCATGAACGGCTTTACTTGACAGGGTTGGTGGGGTTCATATTAACATCCCTCCTCTGCAACCTGGCACCATCTATCCAGCTTCTGATCATTTTTAGAGCTTTACAAGGTTTTACAGCCGCCATGATGCTGTCGGTATCCATGGGAATAATTAAAAAATCTTTCCCAACCTACACACTTGGCAAAGCCCTGGGAATTTATGCAGTGGCAGTTGCGGCGGGATTGGCCCTTGGCCCTGCAATCGGAGGCATACTTGATGCTGCATTTGGTTGGAGGGCCATATTCCTTGTGAACGTTCCAACTGGTATACTGAGTTTTCTGCTCTGCTACCGTATACTCAAAATTGGGGAAACCAAGAAGGTTAAATGGGATATTCCAGGTACTTTACTTGAGTTTGCATGTCTTTTCGCGGTAGTTTACATTCTAAACTACATAACGATAAATTCTTTAAATATTGAAACAATTTTAATGATAGTATTTGCAGTGGTGACATTTTTACTCTTTATTCGGAGGGAGAACCGTGTTGAAGACCCTATGCTCAACCTTTCACTCTTCAAAAACCCCAGCTTTTCAGCATACAACCTGAGCCTGCACTTCAACTACATATGCATGTACATGATCATATTTATAATGCCGTTCTATCTGCAGAAAGTCCTCCATCTCACACCAAACACCACAGGACTGGTTTTAACAGCATCTCCAATTATAATGATGGCATTGGCACCTTTAAGTGGTGCTCTGTCCGATAGATTTGGTTCAAGATCCCTCTCCTTCCTTGGAGCCATGATCTGTGTTGTGGCATTTTACTCCATGACACAGCTCACCATCTTCTCAACAGCCACCGATGTATTCCTGCGCCTTGCACTTTTGGGGGTTGGAACCGCAATATTCCAGTCTCCCACCAACAAGGCCATAATGGCTAAAATACCTATGGGTCAGGCAGGAGTTGCATCGGGCATTATAGTAACCATGAGAAACCTTGGAATGGTATTTGCAGTATGCTATGCAGGTATATTAATTAACTTTACAGTCTCACCAGCGGTACTTCAAATGCACCAACTCTTCAACTTGGATGCATACAACTTCACAACAGGAATGCACCTGGTGGTTACATTTGCAGCCATATTAAGTGCTGGAATGGCAGTATTATCCATTATGGGGATGGGCACTGAAAAAATTAAAAAAGAAGTTTCAGAGATATATGATGAAGTTAAACCTTAA
- a CDS encoding DNA-3-methyladenine glycosylase I, whose amino-acid sequence MKKRCLWAKKDPLIIEYHDKEWGVPVHDDQRLFEFLILEGAQAGLSWTTILRKRDNYREAFDDFDPAKVAVYDDHKIEELRKNAGIVRNRLKIASAITNAQAVLEIQREFKSFDSYIWKFVGGKPIQNRWKNLQDVPSSTRESENMSLDLKKIGFKFVGPTICYAFMQAVGMVNDHTTDCFRHLELLKDHP is encoded by the coding sequence ATGAAAAAACGCTGCCTATGGGCTAAAAAAGACCCTTTAATCATAGAGTACCATGATAAAGAATGGGGCGTTCCAGTCCATGACGATCAACGCCTTTTCGAGTTTCTGATACTGGAGGGGGCACAGGCAGGTCTAAGCTGGACCACCATACTCAGAAAAAGGGATAATTATCGTGAGGCATTTGATGATTTTGACCCTGCAAAAGTTGCAGTCTACGATGACCATAAAATTGAGGAATTGAGGAAAAATGCGGGTATAGTGCGTAACCGCCTCAAGATCGCTTCTGCCATCACCAATGCACAGGCGGTTCTTGAAATTCAAAGGGAGTTTAAAAGTTTCGATTCCTACATCTGGAAATTTGTAGGGGGCAAACCCATCCAAAACAGATGGAAAAACCTGCAAGATGTGCCATCATCTACAAGAGAGTCTGAAAATATGAGTTTAGACCTGAAAAAGATAGGTTTCAAGTTTGTGGGTCCTACCATATGTTACGCTTTTATGCAAGCTGTTGGCATGGTCAACGACCATACTACAGATTGTTTCAGGCACTTGGAATTGCTGAAAGATCACCCTTAA